One Thermicanus aegyptius DSM 12793 DNA segment encodes these proteins:
- the tnpA gene encoding IS66 family insertion sequence element accessory protein TnpA: MTKLTLREEWEARVADFRASGKTAKAWCDEHQLKLHQLWYWVRKIESTRLSKSSGKALSPQWVRLPMEGPSSHDALTLKVGNVALEVRPGIDLAFLADVIKVLKAL, translated from the coding sequence ATGACGAAACTCACTTTACGTGAAGAATGGGAAGCTCGGGTGGCTGACTTTAGGGCAAGTGGGAAGACAGCGAAAGCATGGTGTGACGAACATCAATTAAAGCTACATCAGTTATGGTACTGGGTTCGAAAGATTGAATCCACCAGACTGTCTAAATCAAGTGGGAAAGCCTTGTCTCCTCAATGGGTTCGCCTCCCAATGGAAGGTCCATCATCCCATGATGCCTTGACTTTAAAAGTGGGAAATGTCGCCCTCGAGGTAAGGCCCGGAATTGATCTTGCCTTCCTCGCCGATGTAATCAAGGTGCTGAAGGCGTTATGA
- the lspA gene encoding signal peptidase II, producing the protein MFYIFIITILTGIDQWTKYLIETQLKPIGAIPIVKDIFHLTYARNTGAAFSILRDKQAFLILVTTIVVGALIYYLIKILKTGEVAFKLSLAIIIGGALGNLIDRVRLNYVTDFLDFTLINYPIFNLADVFVVSGVVMLSYMLLFKGDMPKISKM; encoded by the coding sequence ATGTTCTATATTTTTATTATCACAATATTGACAGGGATTGATCAGTGGACTAAATATCTTATAGAAACACAATTAAAACCGATAGGTGCTATACCCATAGTTAAAGATATATTCCATTTGACTTATGCAAGGAATACAGGAGCAGCTTTTAGCATATTGAGGGATAAGCAGGCATTTTTAATATTAGTCACAACCATTGTTGTTGGCGCATTAATATACTATTTGATAAAAATATTAAAGACAGGAGAAGTAGCCTTTAAGCTATCCTTGGCGATAATTATTGGTGGAGCTTTAGGAAATCTTATCGATAGAGTTAGATTGAACTATGTAACCGACTTTCTCGATTTCACACTAATTAATTACCCCATATTTAATTTAGCAGACGTATTTGTAGTTTCAGGAGTTGTCATGCTTTCATATATGCTTTTGTTTAAAGGAGATATGCCCAAAATCTCAAAGATGTGA
- a CDS encoding DUF4256 domain-containing protein — MTRNNEIRNKKELSPEQREKLLETLKARFEKNMNRHEGLEWAKVQAKLEANPEKLWSLNEMERTGGEPDVVGYDKETDEYIFFDCSAESPKGRRSVCYDREALESRKEHKPENNAVDMAYAMGIELLTEEQYRELQKLGNFDTKTSSWVKTPENIRRLGGAIFGDRRYDTVFVYHNGAESYYASRGFRGSLRV, encoded by the coding sequence ATGACAAGGAATAATGAGATCAGGAATAAAAAAGAGTTGTCCCCCGAACAACGCGAAAAACTACTTGAAACATTGAAAGCCCGTTTTGAGAAGAACATGAACCGCCATGAGGGCCTAGAATGGGCTAAAGTACAGGCAAAGCTCGAAGCGAATCCTGAAAAACTGTGGTCGCTCAATGAAATGGAGAGAACAGGCGGTGAACCGGATGTGGTCGGTTATGATAAAGAGACGGACGAATATATTTTTTTTGATTGTTCGGCGGAAAGTCCTAAAGGCCGCAGAAGCGTTTGTTATGACCGCGAAGCGCTGGAGTCAAGGAAAGAACATAAACCGGAAAATAACGCAGTTGACATGGCTTACGCCATGGGCATTGAACTTTTAACGGAAGAACAATACCGGGAGCTGCAGAAACTCGGAAATTTCGATACGAAAACATCGAGCTGGGTGAAAACACCCGAGAATATTAGAAGACTAGGCGGGGCTATTTTTGGTGATCGCCGTTACGACACCGTTTTTGTGTACCACAATGGAGCAGAATCCTACTATGCTTCCAGGGGGTTCCGTGGCTCGTTAAGGGTCTAA
- the msrA gene encoding peptide-methionine (S)-S-oxide reductase MsrA, translating into MRTELATFAGGCFWCMVTPFDQLPGIIKVVSGYTGGHVENPTYEQVKSQTTGHFEAVQITFDPEQFPYKKLLEIFWSQIDPTDDGGQFHDRGSSYRTAIFYHTEEQRRLAEESKKEIEQSGRFDKPIVTSILPASTFYPAEEYHQDYYKKNPEHYKEDRKKSGRDEFIEKYWKKRRD; encoded by the coding sequence ATGAGGACAGAGCTTGCAACATTTGCCGGAGGATGTTTTTGGTGTATGGTAACTCCATTTGATCAATTGCCGGGAATCATAAAAGTGGTTTCCGGATATACCGGTGGTCATGTGGAGAATCCGACCTATGAACAGGTCAAATCCCAAACTACGGGTCATTTCGAGGCGGTCCAGATTACCTTTGATCCTGAGCAATTCCCTTATAAAAAACTATTAGAAATCTTCTGGTCCCAAATCGACCCAACAGATGACGGGGGACAATTTCACGATCGCGGTTCCTCTTACCGTACCGCTATCTTTTATCATACGGAAGAACAACGTCGGTTAGCGGAAGAGAGCAAAAAAGAGATTGAACAGAGCGGTAGGTTTGATAAACCGATTGTTACTTCCATACTTCCGGCTTCAACCTTTTATCCCGCAGAAGAGTACCACCAGGATTATTATAAAAAGAATCCCGAGCATTATAAGGAAGACCGCAAGAAATCAGGCCGGGATGAATTTATTGAAAAATACTGGAAGAAAAGGAGGGATTAA
- a CDS encoding type II toxin-antitoxin system RelB/DinJ family antitoxin, with product MARTANIFARVEPEIKEQAEKVLEQLGIPMSNAIGLFLRQVVLQQGIPFEMKLPQNKPLSVEELSEEQFNAEIEKGLADLNGGKVVPAEKVFDRMSKDYRL from the coding sequence ATGGCAAGAACCGCTAATATATTTGCCCGCGTTGAGCCTGAAATTAAGGAGCAGGCCGAAAAGGTGCTTGAGCAGCTTGGCATTCCGATGTCCAACGCAATCGGGCTTTTTCTGCGCCAGGTTGTGCTTCAGCAAGGAATCCCGTTTGAAATGAAGCTTCCTCAAAACAAGCCGCTGTCGGTTGAAGAGCTCAGCGAGGAACAGTTTAACGCGGAAATTGAGAAAGGCTTGGCTGATTTAAATGGCGGAAAGGTTGTCCCGGCGGAAAAAGTTTTTGACAGGATGAGCAAGGATTACAGGCTATGA
- a CDS encoding IS66 family transposase zinc-finger binding domain-containing protein: MEQLQNQIEAQKQQIALQNQQIAELTLKLKWYEERLLLNQKKRFGSSSEKMNEGSLTLPLFYEAEETADPAAEEPTIETITYSRHKQSGKHEKELKDLPVEVIDYLLPENEQTCSSCVNPLHEMSVEVRQELKVIPAQVKVVKHVRHVYTCRHSRSP; this comes from the coding sequence ATCGAACAACTTCAAAACCAAATAGAGGCACAGAAGCAGCAAATTGCACTTCAAAATCAACAAATCGCTGAACTAACGTTAAAGCTGAAATGGTATGAGGAGAGACTTCTCCTAAACCAGAAAAAGCGGTTTGGCTCATCCAGCGAGAAAATGAATGAGGGATCGCTTACACTTCCCCTCTTTTACGAAGCGGAAGAGACCGCCGATCCCGCTGCCGAAGAGCCGACGATTGAAACGATTACCTACAGCCGTCATAAACAAAGTGGAAAGCACGAGAAAGAGCTGAAAGACCTGCCGGTAGAAGTGATCGATTACCTCTTACCTGAGAACGAACAAACCTGTTCTTCCTGTGTGAATCCCCTGCATGAAATGAGCGTAGAGGTCCGGCAAGAGTTAAAGGTCATTCCTGCTCAAGTGAAGGTTGTAAAGCATGTCCGGCACGTTTATACCTGCCGCCACTCAAGATCACCATGA
- a CDS encoding VOC family protein, translated as MINKIGKVTVYVNDQQQAKDFWINKIGFVLKMEQPMGPNFSWIEVGPSEDEFTTLVLYSKSVMQQQNPSKVAHPSILFSTTDIESAYEKMKRNGVEVGEMMKMPFGTMFTFKDQDGNEYLLREDK; from the coding sequence ATGATTAACAAAATCGGGAAAGTAACCGTATATGTAAATGACCAACAACAAGCGAAAGACTTTTGGATCAATAAAATCGGCTTTGTTTTGAAAATGGAGCAACCTATGGGACCGAACTTTTCTTGGATCGAAGTCGGACCAAGTGAAGACGAATTTACCACCCTGGTTCTTTACTCTAAGTCAGTGATGCAACAACAGAATCCATCTAAAGTTGCACATCCGTCCATTCTTTTCAGCACGACGGACATTGAATCGGCGTATGAGAAAATGAAACGTAATGGAGTAGAAGTAGGGGAAATGATGAAGATGCCATTTGGCACAATGTTTACATTTAAAGACCAAGATGGGAATGAGTATTTGTTAAGGGAAGATAAGTAG
- the tnpC gene encoding IS66 family transposase — MDKTTTLTIEQLQNQIEEQNQQIALQNQQIAELTLKLKWYEERLLLNQKKRFGSSSEKTDEAQLTLPLFNEAEETADPAAEEPTLETITYSRHKQSGKREKELKDLPVEVIEYHLPENEQTCSSCGNPLHEMSVEVRQELKVIPAQVKVVKHVRHVYACRHCEHHEAHTPIVTAPMPTPVFPGSLASPSAMAYIMSQKYVYAQPLYRQEKHLERLGVPLSRQTLANWMLYGAHQWLHPLYERMKEHLIRQEILHADETTVQVLREENRAAETTSYMWLYRTGRDGPPIILFDYQKTRAGEHPKAFLAGFRGFLHVDGYAGYNQLKPEVTLVGCFAHARRKFDEALNALPPSDRNKNVAAKIGLGFCNQLYAVERDLKEASPEERYEERLKRSKPILEAFSVWLHQMKDQVLPKSTFGQAVQYCLNQWESLTNYLKDGRLEIDNNRSERSIKPFVIGRKNWLFSNTPRGAKASAIIYSIIETAKENNLNPYNYLTYLFERLPNIDLKDKDMIDQLLPWSAALPSNCRVNQK, encoded by the coding sequence ATGGACAAAACGACGACCCTAACCATCGAACAACTTCAAAATCAAATAGAAGAACAGAATCAGCAAATTGCACTTCAAAATCAGCAAATTGCTGAACTAACGTTAAAGCTGAAATGGTATGAGGAGAGACTTCTCCTAAACCAGAAAAAGCGGTTTGGCTCATCCAGCGAGAAAACGGATGAGGCTCAACTAACACTTCCCCTCTTTAACGAAGCGGAAGAAACCGCCGATCCTGCTGCCGAAGAGCCGACGCTTGAAACGATTACTTACAGCCGTCATAAACAAAGTGGAAAGCGCGAGAAAGAGCTGAAAGACCTGCCGGTAGAAGTGATCGAGTACCACTTACCTGAGAACGAACAAACCTGTTCTTCCTGTGGGAATCCCCTGCATGAAATGAGCGTAGAGGTCCGGCAAGAGTTAAAGGTCATTCCTGCTCAAGTGAAGGTTGTAAAGCATGTCCGGCACGTTTATGCCTGCCGCCACTGCGAGCACCATGAAGCGCACACCCCCATCGTCACGGCACCCATGCCTACGCCAGTATTTCCAGGGAGCTTAGCTTCTCCGTCCGCAATGGCCTACATTATGTCGCAAAAATATGTGTATGCCCAGCCGCTCTACCGGCAAGAGAAGCATTTAGAACGCTTGGGAGTGCCCTTATCCCGGCAAACCTTGGCCAATTGGATGCTCTATGGTGCTCACCAATGGCTTCATCCGCTCTATGAACGGATGAAGGAGCACCTCATTCGTCAAGAGATCCTGCATGCGGACGAAACGACGGTACAAGTACTCCGGGAAGAGAATCGGGCTGCGGAAACCACCTCCTACATGTGGCTATACCGTACCGGAAGAGATGGACCGCCCATTATCCTCTTTGATTACCAAAAGACAAGAGCGGGAGAACATCCCAAAGCCTTCTTAGCTGGGTTCCGCGGATTCCTCCATGTGGATGGATATGCCGGATACAACCAATTAAAACCGGAGGTTACGCTAGTAGGATGTTTCGCCCATGCCAGAAGGAAATTTGATGAGGCACTAAATGCCCTTCCTCCATCGGATCGAAATAAAAACGTAGCAGCCAAAATCGGGCTTGGGTTTTGCAACCAGCTTTATGCCGTCGAACGGGATTTAAAAGAGGCTTCCCCGGAAGAACGGTATGAAGAACGCTTAAAACGAAGTAAGCCCATTTTGGAGGCTTTTTCCGTATGGCTTCACCAAATGAAGGATCAAGTCCTACCCAAAAGCACCTTTGGGCAGGCGGTTCAGTATTGCCTTAATCAGTGGGAGAGCCTCACAAACTATCTCAAAGATGGGAGACTTGAAATCGATAATAACAGAAGCGAACGCTCTATTAAGCCATTTGTCATTGGGAGGAAGAACTGGCTCTTTAGCAACACACCAAGGGGAGCGAAGGCGAGCGCGATCATCTACAGTATCATAGAGACTGCGAAAGAGAATAACCTTAATCCGTACAACTACCTCACCTATCTCTTTGAGCGGCTACCGAATATCGATTTGAAGGATAAAGACATGATCGATCAGCTCCTTCCTTGGTCGGCCGCCTTGCCTTCAAATTGCCGGGTAAACCAAAAGTAA
- a CDS encoding heavy metal translocating P-type ATPase, which yields MLKKEVILEGLDCANCAAKIEDEVNKLNGVKAYMNFMNKTLTLETESEQEYKNTLQQVKTIVHKHEPDVVVKEKSVNKSNKKVLILEGLDCANCAAKIEAQTQSLEGVNSATVDFVSKKLTIEAVDKKEFGKILGEVTSIVNKLEPDVKIVDAEKKKVNKSIVMLEGLGCANCAAKMEKEISGLEGVEFAAVDFVSKKLTLEISPKVNRSELNEKIEGIVKKIEPDVKVIFEENNSKTKINENNEEEEEGVNKKEIIRLVVGGAIFAVGIIFNFQNWLELTLFIISYIIVGGEVVLRAIKGIARGQVFSEHFLMSIATIGAFFVGEYPEGVAVMLFYLVGELFQDIAVGHSRKSIRALMDIRPDYANLKVGDEIRKVSPEEVNIGDIIIVKPGEKVPLDGKVIEGNSMVDTAALTGESVPRELEPGNDALSGFINKNGVLTIEVTKDFGDSTVSKILDLVQNASSKKAPTEKFITKFARFYTPIVVFGALALAIIPPLVIPGATFSTWIYRALVFLVISCPCALVISIPLGFFGGIGGASKRGILVKGSNYLDALNNVETVVFDKTGTLTKGIFEVVDVNPQADFTDEELIEYAAFAESHSSHPIALSILKVYNKDVDTTKIEDYEEIAGHGILAKVGGKEILAGNSKLMNKENIKYQEVETLGTIVHVAVDKKYAGNIVISDAVKEDSADAIKGLKALGVRNTVMLTGDSKAVGEKIATQLGIDKVYTELLPTDKVEKIEALDAKKSHKGKIVFVGDGINDAPVLARADIGVAMGGLGSDAAIEAADIVIMTDEPSKIVTAIKVAKRTRKIVMQNIVFALGVKAIFLALGAVGVATMWEAVFADMGVAIIAILNAMRVMNTKSI from the coding sequence ATGTTAAAGAAGGAAGTAATTTTAGAAGGTTTAGATTGCGCAAATTGTGCAGCTAAAATTGAAGATGAGGTTAATAAATTAAATGGAGTCAAAGCCTATATGAACTTCATGAACAAGACATTGACTTTAGAAACTGAATCAGAGCAAGAGTATAAGAATACATTACAGCAAGTTAAAACCATAGTGCACAAGCACGAACCGGATGTGGTAGTGAAAGAAAAATCCGTTAACAAGAGCAATAAAAAAGTATTAATACTTGAAGGACTTGACTGTGCGAATTGTGCTGCAAAGATTGAAGCTCAAACACAAAGCCTTGAAGGAGTAAATAGTGCGACCGTTGATTTTGTATCTAAGAAGCTGACAATTGAAGCGGTCGATAAAAAGGAATTTGGTAAAATTCTTGGAGAAGTAACATCCATTGTAAATAAACTTGAGCCGGATGTTAAAATAGTTGATGCAGAGAAGAAAAAGGTGAACAAAAGCATAGTAATGCTTGAAGGACTTGGCTGCGCGAATTGTGCAGCTAAAATGGAAAAAGAAATAAGCGGTCTAGAAGGAGTTGAATTTGCTGCAGTAGATTTTGTTTCGAAGAAACTAACACTGGAAATAAGTCCGAAAGTCAACCGCTCTGAGTTAAATGAGAAGATTGAAGGCATAGTAAAGAAAATAGAGCCAGATGTAAAGGTCATTTTTGAGGAGAATAACTCCAAGACCAAAATAAACGAAAATAACGAAGAGGAAGAAGAAGGTGTCAACAAAAAAGAAATCATAAGACTTGTGGTCGGTGGAGCAATATTTGCCGTGGGAATCATCTTTAATTTCCAAAATTGGCTTGAGCTTACCTTGTTTATTATTAGTTATATCATAGTTGGTGGAGAGGTTGTCTTAAGAGCAATAAAAGGTATTGCCCGCGGTCAGGTATTCAGTGAGCATTTTTTGATGAGTATTGCTACCATTGGTGCTTTCTTCGTTGGAGAGTATCCAGAAGGTGTAGCAGTTATGCTGTTCTATCTGGTAGGTGAATTGTTTCAGGATATAGCTGTAGGTCACTCCAGAAAATCAATACGTGCTTTGATGGATATTCGTCCTGACTATGCAAATCTTAAAGTTGGCGATGAGATCAGGAAAGTATCTCCTGAAGAGGTAAACATAGGTGACATCATTATTGTTAAGCCAGGAGAAAAAGTTCCCCTCGATGGCAAGGTTATAGAAGGAAACTCAATGGTTGACACTGCAGCGTTAACAGGGGAATCTGTTCCTCGTGAACTCGAGCCAGGAAACGATGCATTGAGCGGATTCATTAATAAAAATGGCGTTTTGACAATAGAGGTAACAAAGGATTTTGGTGATTCAACTGTATCTAAAATTTTGGATCTGGTTCAGAATGCCAGCAGTAAGAAGGCTCCTACAGAAAAATTTATAACAAAATTTGCCCGTTTCTATACTCCGATTGTAGTCTTTGGAGCATTAGCCTTAGCAATCATACCTCCATTGGTGATCCCCGGTGCAACTTTCTCTACATGGATATATCGAGCCTTAGTGTTCTTAGTTATATCTTGTCCATGTGCGTTAGTAATTTCAATACCATTGGGCTTCTTCGGAGGGATTGGTGGAGCATCGAAGAGAGGTATATTAGTAAAAGGCAGTAACTATCTTGACGCGTTGAACAATGTGGAAACAGTTGTTTTCGATAAGACAGGTACTTTAACTAAAGGTATATTTGAGGTTGTGGATGTTAACCCCCAAGCCGATTTTACTGATGAGGAATTGATTGAATATGCAGCATTTGCTGAAAGTCACTCAAGTCATCCAATTGCACTATCCATTTTGAAAGTCTATAACAAAGATGTCGATACCACTAAAATTGAAGACTATGAGGAAATTGCAGGTCATGGGATTTTAGCTAAAGTTGGTGGTAAAGAGATTCTTGCCGGAAATAGCAAACTGATGAATAAAGAAAACATTAAATATCAGGAAGTTGAGACTCTGGGTACAATAGTACATGTTGCAGTAGACAAGAAATATGCAGGCAATATTGTAATCTCTGACGCAGTGAAGGAAGATTCAGCTGATGCGATTAAAGGATTGAAGGCATTAGGTGTTAGAAATACTGTTATGCTTACTGGTGATTCGAAGGCAGTTGGGGAAAAAATAGCAACCCAACTTGGAATTGACAAGGTGTATACTGAATTGTTACCGACCGACAAGGTAGAAAAAATTGAGGCTCTGGATGCTAAGAAATCTCATAAGGGGAAAATTGTATTTGTTGGAGATGGTATCAATGATGCACCAGTACTTGCGAGAGCTGATATTGGCGTGGCAATGGGCGGCTTGGGGTCTGATGCTGCAATTGAAGCAGCTGATATAGTTATCATGACGGATGAACCATCAAAAATTGTCACTGCAATTAAAGTAGCAAAAAGGACTAGGAAAATTGTGATGCAAAACATTGTGTTTGCATTAGGGGTTAAAGCCATATTCCTTGCACTTGGTGCGGTGGGAGTTGCAACTATGTGGGAAGCTGTATTCGCTGACATGGGTGTGGCAATAATCGCAATATTAAATGCAATGAGGGTAATGAATACAAAAAGTATATAG
- a CDS encoding Csac_0668 family 2Fe-2S cluster-binding (seleno)protein, producing the protein MGKETLSNYCCGNLGESSCEVEKNNFCPVCEKQGTLVKNITVKHMVLNELTEQIGDNDYYLCMNEECDITYYNTKFNVKFNKQQVKVPIWFKKDADPKYACYCSEVTEDQVIEAVVKHGAKTVKEVNAITGAMKNSNCKENNPLGVCCHKIIQEAIDKGLK; encoded by the coding sequence ATGGGAAAGGAAACTTTGAGTAATTATTGTTGCGGAAATTTAGGAGAATCATCTTGTGAGGTAGAAAAGAACAATTTTTGTCCTGTATGCGAAAAACAAGGTACTCTTGTTAAAAACATTACAGTAAAGCATATGGTACTTAACGAGTTAACGGAACAAATCGGTGATAACGATTATTATTTATGTATGAATGAGGAATGTGATATTACTTACTATAATACGAAATTTAATGTTAAGTTTAATAAACAACAGGTTAAAGTCCCAATATGGTTTAAGAAAGATGCAGATCCTAAGTATGCTTGTTATTGCAGCGAAGTCACAGAAGATCAGGTAATTGAAGCAGTTGTAAAGCATGGCGCGAAAACCGTAAAAGAAGTGAATGCCATAACTGGGGCAATGAAAAATTCTAATTGTAAAGAAAACAATCCGTTGGGAGTATGTTGCCATAAGATTATTCAGGAAGCTATCGATAAAGGCTTAAAGTAA
- the tnpB gene encoding IS66 family insertion sequence element accessory protein TnpB (TnpB, as the term is used for proteins encoded by IS66 family insertion elements, is considered an accessory protein, since TnpC, encoded by a neighboring gene, is a DDE family transposase.), translating to MIPDVSAAQVYLALGSTDMRKSIDGLAVLVKESFRLDPFSNALFVFCNRKRDKLKILYWENNGFWLYYRRLERGRFQWPDHVTDQTMHVTKRQLRWLLDGLSLDQKQAHPPVTARTIL from the coding sequence ATGATCCCAGACGTGAGTGCGGCACAGGTTTATCTTGCCTTGGGCAGTACCGATATGCGTAAATCGATCGATGGACTCGCTGTACTTGTGAAAGAGAGTTTTCGGCTTGATCCTTTCTCCAATGCCCTCTTTGTTTTCTGTAATCGGAAACGGGACAAACTAAAGATCCTCTATTGGGAAAACAATGGTTTTTGGCTCTATTACCGGCGCCTTGAACGGGGGAGGTTTCAATGGCCGGATCACGTGACAGACCAAACGATGCATGTGACGAAGCGTCAGTTGCGCTGGCTGCTCGATGGGCTTTCCCTTGACCAAAAACAGGCGCATCCCCCGGTTACGGCGCGTACCATCCTTTAA
- a CDS encoding DMT family transporter — MSTNLYQIDAFDPFAVNFWANKIGDSKMRNMRDSRYGEGVIAILISTLGFALYPIFGKIVFAGGASLATVLFFRFAIGALAFWALLIWREGFTHLTKRNLFALWLLGGIGYAGQAGLYLSAVKLIPTSMAALLLYVYPILVTLLALASKQEKRSIIKIIGLFFSTLGLILVLGLTMEGLNLLGILLALGSAAVYAVYILVSNHVLNSVSPLLSSAVISTAASLTYGLSGLIQGFTWNISASTWLGILGIAVFSTIIAIITFFWGLQKVGPTTASIVSTLEPVMTVGLAYVFLGEYLTLAQMIGAVCVVLGAILAALPRPEKIN, encoded by the coding sequence ATGTCTACAAATTTATACCAAATTGACGCGTTCGATCCTTTTGCGGTAAACTTTTGGGCAAATAAAATAGGGGATAGCAAAATGAGAAATATGAGGGACAGTAGATATGGTGAAGGAGTAATTGCCATTCTCATTTCCACCTTGGGATTTGCACTTTATCCCATTTTCGGAAAGATCGTTTTTGCGGGCGGAGCAAGTCTGGCAACCGTATTGTTTTTTCGTTTTGCGATTGGGGCGTTAGCCTTTTGGGCTTTATTGATCTGGCGGGAAGGCTTCACGCATTTAACAAAACGCAATCTATTCGCCCTTTGGTTGCTCGGGGGAATAGGCTATGCCGGTCAGGCAGGGCTATATCTTTCAGCGGTTAAACTTATTCCGACTTCGATGGCCGCTCTTCTTTTATATGTATATCCGATTCTGGTCACGCTGTTGGCATTAGCAAGTAAGCAAGAAAAACGATCCATTATTAAAATCATCGGTTTATTCTTTTCAACTCTGGGATTGATTCTTGTATTAGGATTGACCATGGAGGGGCTTAACCTACTTGGTATCTTGTTGGCACTTGGTTCGGCTGCGGTATATGCGGTGTATATTTTGGTAAGCAATCACGTGTTAAATTCCGTTAGCCCGTTGCTAAGTTCGGCAGTCATCTCCACTGCAGCTTCTCTAACTTATGGGTTATCGGGTTTAATCCAGGGTTTCACTTGGAACATCTCGGCCTCAACATGGCTGGGCATTTTGGGGATTGCCGTTTTTTCGACCATAATAGCGATCATAACCTTTTTTTGGGGACTTCAGAAAGTCGGACCGACTACAGCCTCAATTGTAAGTACTTTAGAGCCGGTGATGACTGTAGGTTTAGCTTACGTGTTCCTCGGTGAATATTTAACCTTGGCGCAGATGATTGGTGCGGTGTGTGTGGTGTTAGGTGCGATTTTGGCAGCCTTGCCTCGTCCTGAAAAAATCAATTGA
- a CDS encoding type II toxin-antitoxin system RelE/ParE family toxin translates to MSAWKVIYTEQAENDLRGIYEYIAFSLLEPEIAKRQTKRIMEAAAKLNEMLFRCRLYEKEPWRGKGLRVLPVDNYLVFYLPVEDKETVAIIRIMYGGRNIEKQFK, encoded by the coding sequence ATGAGCGCTTGGAAAGTGATTTATACCGAACAGGCGGAAAACGACCTGCGCGGGATTTACGAATACATCGCTTTCTCGCTGCTTGAGCCTGAAATTGCAAAGAGGCAGACGAAACGGATTATGGAAGCTGCGGCAAAACTAAATGAAATGCTTTTCCGCTGCCGCTTGTATGAAAAAGAACCGTGGCGCGGCAAGGGGCTTCGGGTTTTGCCGGTTGATAACTACCTGGTGTTTTATTTGCCCGTTGAAGATAAGGAAACAGTTGCAATAATCCGTATCATGTACGGCGGGCGAAATATCGAAAAACAGTTTAAATAA